The following are from one region of the Phycisphaeraceae bacterium genome:
- a CDS encoding winged helix-turn-helix domain-containing protein — MIQSNPHDVSTAFETLLEEVEAEVDFVNTVGSRSFESRDYDRAKEALARAGVLIAFRDKVSALREEWQAIAAVAEQEEDEETKAERRNLGRLRNGLRTPEAAYREPILRILQSMGGSGKAADVLEMVGQIMKPRLQSVDFDPLASGPDNPRWRNAAQWARNSMVKEGLLKSDSLRGVWEISEAGRVWLASRQA; from the coding sequence ATGATCCAAAGCAACCCCCATGACGTGTCAACCGCTTTCGAGACACTTCTTGAAGAAGTCGAGGCCGAGGTCGACTTCGTAAACACCGTTGGGTCACGGTCCTTTGAAAGTCGTGACTACGACCGCGCCAAGGAAGCTCTCGCTCGCGCAGGCGTACTCATCGCGTTCCGTGACAAGGTCTCGGCACTTCGCGAGGAATGGCAAGCCATCGCCGCGGTAGCTGAACAGGAAGAGGATGAAGAGACCAAAGCCGAGCGCCGCAACCTCGGTCGCCTCCGGAACGGCCTCCGAACGCCCGAGGCCGCTTACCGCGAGCCCATCCTCCGCATCCTGCAAAGCATGGGTGGTTCTGGCAAGGCGGCGGATGTGCTGGAGATGGTCGGCCAGATCATGAAACCCAGGCTCCAGTCTGTGGACTTCGACCCACTCGCTTCGGGTCCTGACAACCCTCGCTGGCGCAACGCCGCACAGTGGGCGCGGAACTCGATGGTCAAAGAAGGTTTGCTGAAATCGGATTCGCTGCGCGGTGTATGGGAGATCAGTGAGGCCGGGCGGGTGTGGCTGGCCAGTCGGCAGGCCTGA